In the Haliaeetus albicilla chromosome 7, bHalAlb1.1, whole genome shotgun sequence genome, one interval contains:
- the MPZL3 gene encoding LOW QUALITY PROTEIN: myelin protein zero-like protein 3 (The sequence of the model RefSeq protein was modified relative to this genomic sequence to represent the inferred CDS: deleted 3 bases in 2 codons) gives MATRGSHLGAAPPSPALPAGEPPCCGPERSGMRCGEAVAAGGGRRLLLFLPRGLLLLLGVCKALSLEIKASPKVQAFLGEQVSLQCSFKSSSPITESLTVDWTYRPLTGGQMESIFHYQSVPYPTTVGKFKDRISWVGNVAKGDASIAIQSPVMSDNGTFICSVKNPPDVYHNIPQTMLIVTERGLSFQLTSAVLLSILVFLPSVVVVVLLLVRMGRKFGILKEKKKSGCKKSSIEVSDEPEHMETDGCLGKLRGWFLNCVDMDEEDPY, from the exons ATGGCGACGCGGGGCAGCCATCTTGGGGCTGCC CCGCCCTCACCTGCGCTGCCCGCAGGTGAGCCGCCATGTTGCGGCCCTGAGCGGAGT GGGATGCGGTGCGGCGAGGCGGTGgcagccggcggcggccgccgcctcctcctcttccttccgCGGGGGCTCCTACTTCTGCTCG GTGTCTGCAAAGCTCTTTCCCTGGAAATTAAAGCCAGTCCTAAAGTGCAAGCTTTCCTTGGCGAACAAGTATCGCTGCAATGCTCATTCAAATCCAGTTCTCCCATCACTGAGAGCCTGACGGTAGACTGGACATACCGGCCCCTCACAGGTGGTCAGATGGAGTCT ATTTTTCATTATCAGTCTGTTCCATACCCAACAACAGTGGGAAAGTTCAAAGACAGGATATCCTGGGTTGGGAATGTTGCCAAGGGTGATGCTTCCATTGCTATCCAAAGCCCAGTGATGAGTGACAATGGGACGTTCATCTGCAGCGTGAAGAATCCTCCAGATGTGTACCATAACATTCCCCAGACAATGCTGATAGTTACGGAGAGGG GCCTTTCCTTCCAGCTAACTTCAGCGGTGCTGCTGTCCATTTTAGTATTTCTCCCCTCCGTCGTTGTGGTCGTTCTGCTGTTGGTAAGGATGGGAAGGAAATTTGGAAtactaaaggagaaaaaaaaatctggctgtAAGAAATCCTCCATCGAAGTGTCTGATGA gccTGAACATATGGAGACAGACGGCTGCTTGGGTAAACTCAGAGGCTGGTTTCTGAACTGTGTG GACATGGATGAGGAAGACCCATACTGA